The DNA segment CGCTCGAGGCGACGTCTCTCACGTTTGGCACCGTGAGCGCGCCCGGCCAACGGTACCATCCCAGCATCGTGGCCCAGGCGGCCGCGACGCTCTCGCAGATGTATCCCGGTCGCTTCTGGGTCGCCCTTGGCAGCGGCGAGGCGCTGAACGAGCACGTGACGGGGCAGCCCTGGCCCCCCAAGCCGGAGCGCAACGCTCGCCTGCGCGAATCGACGCTTGCAATCCGCGCGCTCCTTGGCGGCGAAACGGTTTCGCTCCGCGGCCGAATCGTGGTGGACCGCGCGCGTGTGTACTCGCTACCGCCGCGCCCGCCGCCGTTGTACGGCGCGGCCGTGAGCCCCGCCACCGCGTCCTTCCTTGCGCCTTGGACCGATGGGCTCATCACGGCAAGCCAACCGGAGGACGACCTTCGTGCCGTCGTGGCGGCGTACCGCGCAAACGGCGGGGAAGGAAAGCCCCTCCTCCTGCAGGCGCAAGTCTCGTGGGCCCCCGATCGGCGGGAGGCCGAACGCGCGGCGCTGCACGAGTGGGCGATGAGCGCTCTCGATTCGGATCTCCTGTGGGACCTCGACACGCCCGAAGCCGTCGAGGCGGCCACCGCAAACGTGCGGGCGTCGGACCTCGACGGGCTCGTGGAGATCACGGACGATCTGGGCGCGCTCGCGCAGCGAATCGGGCGCTGGCGGCAGATGGGCTTCTCCGCCGTCTACCTGCACAACGTGGGGCGCAACCAGCGCGAGTTCCTCGCCGCCGCGGCCACAAGCCTCCTGCCGGAATTCCCGGAGGACGCGGCGGGCACCGAGGAGCGCGCGGCAGGCGATCGCAGCGGCCGCCGCCATGGGTCCGTCCGGATTTGAACCGAAGTCGCAGGCTCCCAAAGCCCGAAGGATACCAGGCTACCCTACGGACCCAGACGAGGAGGGGAGCCCGTGTTCCCTCTTGAAGGCTACCAAAAGCGCGCCAAGGATGCCAGGCCACCGGGAGCGGCCGCAGCCGCGACCGGTCCGGGGGAATGCGAGCCAAAGGCGAGCATTCCACGAGGACCCTACGGACCCAGATGAGGAGGGGAGCCCGTGTTCCTCCTGAAGACTACCGTGCCGTTTTCCGCCGTCCCACGTACGCAGCCACGTCCACCCAGCGCGAGCCGATCGGGTGCTGCGGTAGCGTCGTGCGGACCGCCGGCCCAAAGGAGAATCGGCGGCGGAAGGCGACGGGCAGACGCGGTGGTTGTCCGCGGGCCAAGACCTTCGTCTGCATCACGAGGAGGCCCTCGGGGCGCAGCACGCGCGCGGCCTCGCCCGCGTACCGGCGGAGACCTGCCTCTCGCAGGTTGTTGCTCATGAGCGTGTCGACGACGGCGTCGAAGGAGGCCGGCGGGAAGGCCTGCAGTCTCGTGGCGTCCCCGATCTCGAAGCGAACGTCGACCTTGGCGCGACGGGCCCGCGCGCGGGCTTGCGCGATCGACCGACGGGAAATGTCGATGCCCGCGACCCGGCGGAACCCGATGCAGGCAAGCGCGAGCGCGTCGCTTCCGGTGCCGCAGCCGACCTCCAGGATGCGGTCGCGGGGACGCAGGAGGCCGGCCGCGACGAGCATGGCCACGCCCGGCGAAAGGCCCGGGCGGGGGAAGTAGCGCGGCTCCCGGTCCGCCGCGCGCGCGGGCGGCATCGTCACCGCCGAAGGGAGGCCACGAGGCTCCGGGCGGCGTTCTCGACGGCCTGCCGGCTCGTTTTCGTCGCGCGCCACCCCGTCGCCTGGAGCTTCGAGGAATCCAGCCGCATGGTCTTCACGTCCCCCTTCCAGCCGCGCCCGTCGGGCCCTCCGGCGTAGCGCAGGACCGCGTCCTTGGCCCCCATCTCGGCGCAAACGATCTCCGCGATGTCCCGCACCGTCGTCCAGTCGTCCGTGCCGAGGTTCCACGCTTCGTAGCCGCGCGTGGCGGGCATGCGCGCGGGCCTCGCCGCCACGCAGTCGTGCAGGTCGACGTAGGACTTGCGCTGGGTTCCGTCGCCAAGGACCTCAAGCTCGGCGGGGTTCGCGCGCAGCTTCGCGACGAAATCGTAGATCACGCCGTGGGAGAGGCCCGG comes from the Candidatus Thermoplasmatota archaeon genome and includes:
- a CDS encoding class I SAM-dependent methyltransferase → MPPARAADREPRYFPRPGLSPGVAMLVAAGLLRPRDRILEVGCGTGSDALALACIGFRRVAGIDISRRSIAQARARARRAKVDVRFEIGDATRLQAFPPASFDAVVDTLMSNNLREAGLRRYAGEAARVLRPEGLLVMQTKVLARGQPPRLPVAFRRRFSFGPAVRTTLPQHPIGSRWVDVAAYVGRRKTAR